One Magnetospirillum sp. 15-1 DNA window includes the following coding sequences:
- a CDS encoding [protein-PII] uridylyltransferase has translation MSKIKGQRAIIHRKAVLARLDGLMEEDLPRNKRRMRVLEIFKQVLAAGRAEVRARFDSHGDGTSTVRENCFLIDQLVRLVHDYACDREFPQGVRTTGESMSLVAVGGYGRGELSPHSDIDLLFLLPYKRTPYHEQVVEFILYMLWDMGLKVGHSTRSAEDCVRNAKADLTIRTALLEMRWLWGDRALFDDLWVRYSAEVMTGTAEAFVESKLAERDSRHSSMGDSRYVLEPNVKEGKGGLRDLHTLYWIAKYVYRVKDVSELAEKGIISRPAARRFAKAQAFLWAVRCHLHYLTDRPEDRLTFDVQPEIAVRMHYADRACSRGVERFMKHYFLIAKDVGDLTRLFCALTEETFKSKPRRLQLGRLFSRRTTVAGFQLEGGRLDVTAANQFETDPAAMIRLFHTALTQEVDIHPHALDLVHRNLKRIDAALRVDPTANRLFVDMVTSRKNPEVALRHMNEAGVLGRFIPDFGRVVAQMQYDMYHVYTVDEHTVQALGVLHALERGDLKDEAPTCTEVIHQVVSRRALFIAVFCHDIAKGRGGDHSTLGADVVMKLGPRLGLTDEETESAAWLVREHLSMSRIAFKRDIDDPKTISDFVALVQSPERLRLLLCLTVADIRAVGPTVWNAWKAGLLRELYSRALEVMTGGLSGTARAARVKAAQDALRSELFKLSWPPEDIEAHIARGYSTYWTTFDTPIHLRHARLVREAEAVRAPLTVEPRVDSHRAVTEIIVYTGDHPGLFSQIAGAMAVSGANIVDAKIITLANGMALDTFCIQDSDGGAFDSPAKLAKLATCVEQVLSGRLRLDRELAARKGKLPSRAHVFKVPPRVLVDNKPSRSHTVVEVNGRDRPGLLYDITNAMTNVGLQISSAHISTYGERVVDVFYVKDVFGHKIEHGRKLEQIKTALLAALDDPAAKLANGSKAAE, from the coding sequence ATGAGCAAGATCAAAGGCCAGCGCGCCATCATCCACCGCAAGGCGGTCCTCGCCCGGCTCGATGGGCTGATGGAAGAGGACCTGCCCAGGAACAAGCGGCGGATGAGGGTCCTGGAGATCTTCAAGCAGGTGCTGGCCGCCGGCCGCGCCGAGGTGCGCGCCCGCTTCGATTCCCACGGCGACGGCACCAGTACGGTGCGCGAGAACTGTTTCCTGATCGACCAGCTGGTCCGTCTGGTCCACGACTACGCCTGTGATCGCGAGTTCCCCCAGGGTGTGCGCACCACGGGCGAGAGCATGAGCCTGGTGGCGGTGGGCGGCTATGGCCGCGGCGAGCTGTCGCCCCATTCCGACATCGACCTTTTGTTCCTGCTGCCCTACAAGCGCACGCCGTATCACGAGCAGGTGGTGGAGTTCATCCTCTACATGCTGTGGGACATGGGGCTGAAGGTCGGGCACTCCACCCGCTCGGCCGAGGATTGCGTGCGCAACGCCAAGGCCGACCTGACCATCCGCACCGCCCTGCTGGAGATGCGCTGGCTGTGGGGCGACCGGGCGCTGTTCGACGATCTGTGGGTCCGCTACTCCGCCGAGGTGATGACCGGCACCGCCGAGGCCTTCGTGGAATCCAAGCTGGCCGAGCGCGATTCGCGGCATTCGAGCATGGGCGATTCCCGCTACGTGCTGGAACCCAACGTCAAGGAGGGCAAGGGCGGCCTCAGGGACCTGCACACGCTCTACTGGATCGCCAAGTACGTCTACCGGGTCAAGGACGTCTCGGAACTGGCCGAGAAGGGCATCATCTCGCGCCCGGCGGCCCGGCGCTTCGCCAAGGCCCAGGCCTTCCTGTGGGCGGTGCGCTGCCACCTGCACTACCTGACCGACCGCCCCGAGGACCGCCTGACCTTCGACGTGCAGCCCGAGATCGCGGTGCGCATGCACTACGCCGACCGCGCCTGCTCGCGGGGCGTCGAGCGCTTCATGAAGCACTACTTCCTGATCGCCAAGGATGTGGGCGACCTGACGCGGCTGTTCTGCGCGCTGACCGAGGAGACCTTCAAGAGCAAGCCGCGCCGGCTGCAACTGGGCCGGCTGTTCTCGCGCCGTACCACCGTGGCTGGCTTCCAGCTCGAGGGTGGGCGCCTCGACGTCACCGCCGCCAACCAGTTCGAGACCGATCCGGCGGCCATGATCCGCCTGTTCCACACCGCGCTGACCCAGGAGGTGGACATCCACCCCCACGCGCTGGACCTGGTTCATCGCAACCTGAAGCGCATCGACGCCGCGCTGCGGGTCGATCCCACCGCCAACCGGCTGTTCGTCGACATGGTGACGTCGCGCAAGAACCCGGAAGTGGCGCTGCGCCACATGAACGAGGCCGGGGTGCTGGGCCGCTTCATTCCCGATTTCGGCCGCGTCGTCGCCCAGATGCAGTACGACATGTACCACGTCTATACGGTGGACGAGCACACGGTGCAGGCGCTGGGCGTGCTGCACGCCCTTGAACGCGGCGACCTCAAGGACGAGGCGCCCACCTGCACCGAGGTGATCCATCAGGTGGTGTCGCGCCGCGCCCTGTTCATCGCGGTGTTCTGCCACGACATCGCCAAGGGCCGCGGCGGCGACCATTCCACCCTGGGCGCCGACGTGGTGATGAAACTGGGACCACGTCTGGGCCTCACCGACGAGGAGACGGAATCCGCCGCCTGGCTGGTGCGCGAACACCTGTCCATGAGCCGCATCGCCTTCAAGCGCGACATCGACGACCCCAAGACCATTTCCGACTTCGTCGCCCTGGTCCAGTCGCCCGAGCGCCTGCGCCTGCTGCTGTGCCTGACCGTCGCCGATATCCGCGCCGTCGGCCCCACCGTGTGGAACGCCTGGAAGGCCGGTCTGCTGCGCGAACTCTACAGCCGGGCCCTGGAGGTGATGACCGGCGGCCTGTCGGGCACCGCCCGCGCCGCCCGGGTCAAGGCCGCCCAGGACGCGCTGCGCTCCGAACTGTTCAAGCTGTCCTGGCCGCCCGAGGACATCGAGGCCCATATCGCGCGCGGCTATTCCACCTATTGGACCACCTTCGACACCCCCATCCACCTGCGCCACGCCCGACTGGTGCGCGAGGCCGAGGCGGTGCGCGCCCCGCTCACCGTCGAGCCCCGGGTGGACAGTCACCGGGCCGTCACCGAGATCATCGTCTATACCGGCGACCATCCCGGCCTGTTCTCGCAGATCGCCGGCGCCATGGCGGTGTCGGGGGCCAACATCGTCGACGCCAAGATCATCACGCTGGCCAACGGCATGGCGCTCGATACCTTCTGCATCCAGGATTCCGACGGCGGCGCCTTCGACAGCCCGGCCAAGCTGGCCAAGCTGGCCACCTGTGTCGAGCAGGTGCTGTCCGGGCGTTTGCGCCTCGACCGGGAACTGGCTGCGCGCAAGGGCAAGCTGCCCAGCCGCGCCCACGTCTTCAAGGTGCCGCCCCGCGTGCTGGTGGACAACAAGCCGTCCCGCTCCCACACCGTGGTCGAGGTCAACGGCCGCGACCGGCCGGGCCTGCTCTACGACATCACCAACGCCATGACCAATGTGGGACTGCAGATTTCCTCGGCCCACATCTCCACCTATGGCGAGCGGGTGGTGGACGTGTTCTACGTCAAGGACGTGTTCGGCCATAAGATCGAGCACGGCCGCAAGCTGGAGCAGATCAAGACCGCCCTGCTGGCCGCCCTGGACGATCCGGCCGCCAAGCTCGCCAACGGCAGCAAGGCGGCGGAATAG
- a CDS encoding DUF47 family protein — protein sequence MFFRMFRALMPKEEEFVGLFAQHAEKIHCAAKALEAMMGDGADIGLHFKQICAFEGEADLITRETLQALHRSFITPFDRDQIHRLITTMDDAVDTIEEVAQRVDLYGVKEFTPDMRALATGITECAHLLTKAIPLMREVTRNAAAINELCDAIGRQESAADKRQHEGLRALFATEKDPVKLITRKEIYQRLEKVSDRFDDVANVIETVVIEQV from the coding sequence ATGTTTTTCCGCATGTTCCGTGCCTTGATGCCCAAGGAAGAGGAATTCGTCGGGCTGTTTGCCCAACACGCGGAAAAAATCCACTGCGCCGCCAAGGCGCTGGAAGCCATGATGGGCGACGGTGCCGACATCGGGCTGCATTTCAAGCAGATCTGCGCCTTCGAAGGCGAGGCCGACCTCATCACCCGCGAGACGCTGCAGGCCCTGCACCGCTCGTTCATCACGCCCTTCGACCGTGACCAGATCCACCGGCTGATCACCACCATGGACGACGCGGTCGACACCATCGAGGAGGTGGCGCAGCGCGTCGACCTTTACGGCGTCAAGGAATTCACCCCCGACATGCGGGCGCTGGCCACCGGCATCACCGAGTGCGCCCACCTGCTGACCAAGGCCATTCCGCTGATGCGGGAAGTCACCCGCAACGCGGCGGCCATCAACGAGCTGTGCGACGCCATCGGCCGCCAGGAAAGCGCCGCCGACAAGCGCCAGCACGAAGGCCTGCGCGCCCTGTTCGCCACCGAGAAGGACCCGGTCAAGCTGATCACCCGCAAGGAGATCTATCAGCGGCTGGAAAAGGTCTCCGACCGCTTCGACGACGTGGCCAACGTCATCGAGACGGTGGTGATCGAACAGGTCTAG
- the metK gene encoding methionine adenosyltransferase, protein MSKKNFLFTSESVSEGHPDKVADRISDAVVDAFLGADPYARVAVETLVTTNLIVMAGEVRGPASVNAALMDELARHAVKDIGYEQEGFHWKHAKVLNHVHAQSADIAQGVDAAGDKDEGAGDQGIMFGYACNETPVLMPAPIYYSHEILKSLAEARHSGAAPQLLPDSKSQVTLEYRDGKPVRATSVVVSHQHVDGLSQADIKEIVRPHVKNVLPEGWFPSEDQFYVNPTGRFVIGGPDGDTGLTGRKIIVDTYGGAAPHGGGAFSGKDPTKVDRSAAYAARYLAKNVVAAGLADKCVIQLSYAIGVSKPLSVYVDTSGTCTVDEDKLAIVLQQLVDLSPRGIRTHLGLNKPIYARTAAYGHFGRSPDADGGFSWEKTDLVEQLKKAF, encoded by the coding sequence GTGTCCAAAAAGAATTTCCTCTTCACCAGTGAATCCGTGTCCGAAGGCCATCCCGACAAGGTTGCCGACCGGATTTCCGACGCCGTCGTCGATGCGTTCCTCGGGGCCGATCCCTATGCCCGCGTGGCGGTGGAGACCCTGGTCACCACCAACCTGATCGTCATGGCCGGTGAAGTGCGCGGCCCGGCCTCGGTCAACGCCGCCCTGATGGACGAGTTGGCCCGCCATGCGGTCAAGGACATCGGCTACGAGCAGGAGGGCTTCCACTGGAAGCACGCCAAGGTCCTGAACCACGTCCATGCCCAGTCGGCCGACATCGCCCAGGGCGTCGACGCCGCCGGCGACAAGGACGAGGGCGCGGGCGACCAGGGCATCATGTTCGGCTATGCCTGCAACGAGACCCCGGTGCTGATGCCGGCCCCCATCTACTACTCTCACGAGATCCTGAAGAGCCTGGCCGAGGCCCGCCATTCCGGCGCCGCCCCGCAGCTGCTGCCCGATTCCAAGAGCCAGGTCACCCTGGAATACCGTGACGGCAAGCCGGTGCGCGCCACCTCGGTGGTGGTCTCGCACCAGCACGTGGACGGCCTGTCCCAGGCCGACATCAAGGAAATCGTCCGCCCCCACGTCAAGAACGTGCTGCCCGAGGGCTGGTTCCCGTCCGAGGACCAGTTCTACGTCAACCCGACCGGCCGCTTCGTCATCGGTGGTCCGGACGGCGATACCGGCCTCACCGGCCGCAAGATCATCGTCGACACCTACGGCGGCGCGGCGCCCCACGGCGGCGGCGCCTTCTCGGGCAAGGACCCGACCAAGGTCGACCGCTCGGCCGCCTATGCCGCCCGCTATCTGGCCAAGAACGTGGTCGCCGCCGGCCTGGCCGACAAGTGCGTGATCCAGCTCAGCTACGCCATCGGCGTCTCCAAGCCGCTGTCGGTCTATGTGGACACCTCGGGCACCTGCACGGTGGACGAGGACAAGCTGGCCATCGTGCTGCAGCAACTGGTGGACTTGAGCCCGCGGGGCATCCGCACCCATCTGGGCCTCAACAAGCCCATTTACGCCCGCACCGCCGCCTACGGCCATTTCGGCCGCAGCCCGGACGCCGATGGCGGCTTCTCGTGGGAGAAGACCGACCTGGTGGAGCAGCTCAAGAAGGCCTTCTAG
- the lnt gene encoding apolipoprotein N-acyltransferase translates to MMLENLKRRFCALTGWRRRLTLLLLGALAALSLPPTLILPALFLTFPAVAWSLDAATTRRAAFGAGFWWFTGWFAVGLYWISLALLTDPVRFGWMVPFAIFGLSAVLATFFGLATLGVHLGRLGRVARIPALATAFTLSEWLRSWVMSGLPWNPMGSVWDISLPVLQFGAFGGIWGLSLLTYLMALAPALLAAPGNRRAVAALTLGLPVLLWAGGTLRLSQNPQALVPDVKLRIVQAAVAQGNKWRDDLREANLLDHITLTRGPGFESVTTVIWPETAVSYFLDLDRLHRQMAATAVPPGGLLLTGAPRITPKGVEPFHIWNSLMAVTGSSEIAAIYDKVHLVPFGEYVPLRGILPIAKITHGGTDFSAGPGPVTLDLPGLPAAAPLICYEAIFPTAVVARDQPRPGWILNVTNDGWFGISSGPHQHLAASRMRSIEEGLPQARAANTGISAVIDPVGRVIGRLALGDRGILDAPLPQPLAGTIYSRFGNIIPAILLLLSGFAAFLLRRLN, encoded by the coding sequence ATGATGCTGGAAAACCTGAAGCGGCGATTTTGCGCCCTGACCGGCTGGCGCCGGCGCCTGACCCTTCTGCTGCTGGGCGCCCTGGCGGCCCTGTCCCTGCCGCCCACCCTTATCCTGCCGGCCCTGTTCCTGACCTTTCCCGCCGTGGCGTGGAGTCTGGATGCCGCCACCACGCGACGTGCCGCCTTTGGCGCCGGCTTCTGGTGGTTCACCGGCTGGTTCGCGGTGGGACTCTACTGGATCTCCCTCGCCTTGCTCACCGATCCGGTCAGGTTCGGCTGGATGGTTCCCTTCGCCATCTTCGGCCTGTCGGCGGTGCTGGCCACCTTTTTCGGCCTGGCCACCCTGGGCGTCCATCTGGGCCGCCTGGGCCGGGTGGCCCGGATTCCCGCTCTGGCCACGGCGTTCACCCTGTCGGAATGGCTGCGCTCCTGGGTGATGTCGGGCCTGCCCTGGAACCCCATGGGCTCGGTGTGGGACATCAGCCTGCCCGTCCTGCAGTTCGGTGCCTTCGGCGGCATCTGGGGCCTCAGCCTGCTCACCTACCTGATGGCGCTGGCCCCCGCCTTGCTGGCCGCTCCCGGCAACCGCCGCGCCGTCGCCGCCCTGACGCTGGGCCTGCCCGTCCTGCTGTGGGCCGGCGGCACCCTGCGCCTGTCCCAGAATCCACAGGCCCTGGTGCCCGACGTCAAGCTGCGTATCGTCCAGGCCGCCGTGGCCCAGGGCAACAAATGGCGCGACGACCTGCGCGAGGCCAATCTGCTAGACCACATCACCCTGACGCGCGGCCCCGGATTCGAATCGGTGACCACGGTGATCTGGCCCGAGACGGCCGTGTCCTATTTCCTCGACCTCGACCGCCTGCACCGCCAGATGGCCGCCACCGCCGTGCCGCCGGGCGGGCTGCTGCTGACCGGAGCACCGCGCATCACCCCCAAGGGGGTCGAGCCGTTCCATATCTGGAATTCGCTGATGGCGGTGACCGGCTCCTCGGAGATCGCCGCCATCTACGACAAGGTCCATCTGGTGCCTTTCGGCGAATACGTGCCGCTGCGCGGCATCCTGCCCATCGCCAAGATCACCCATGGCGGCACCGATTTCTCGGCCGGGCCGGGGCCGGTGACCCTGGATTTGCCGGGTCTGCCGGCGGCGGCGCCGCTGATCTGTTACGAGGCCATTTTTCCCACCGCCGTCGTCGCCCGGGACCAGCCGCGTCCCGGCTGGATTCTCAACGTCACCAACGACGGCTGGTTCGGTATTTCGTCGGGACCGCACCAACATCTGGCGGCGTCGCGCATGCGCTCCATCGAGGAGGGCCTGCCCCAGGCCCGCGCCGCCAATACCGGCATCTCGGCGGTGATCGATCCGGTCGGCCGCGTCATCGGCCGTCTGGCACTGGGCGACCGGGGCATTCTCGACGCTCCCCTGCCCCAGCCCCTGGCGGGCACCATTTACAGCCGGTTCGGTAATATCATCCCCGCCATCCTCCTGCTTCTGAGCGGGTTCGCGGCTTTTTTGCTGCGACGGTTGAATTAA
- the pstB gene encoding phosphate ABC transporter ATP-binding protein PstB: MAEQSAQPKMTARELAVHYGGKPALKGVDLDIAEGEVTALIGPSGCGKSTFLRCLNRMNDTIPAARVSGRASLDGEEIYGTAGMDPVLLRARVGMVFQRPNPFPKSIYDNVAFGPRLHGLAAEGEEMDALVRACLERAGLWKEVKDVLGSQGTGLSGGQQQRLCIARAIAVSPEVILMDEPCSALDPIATARIEELIDELCQAFTIVIVTHSMQQAARVSQTTAFFHLGDIIEVGATEQIFTAPANSLTQGYITGRFG; this comes from the coding sequence ATGGCAGAACAATCGGCCCAGCCAAAAATGACCGCCCGCGAGCTTGCCGTCCATTATGGCGGAAAGCCAGCCCTGAAGGGTGTCGATCTGGACATCGCGGAGGGCGAGGTGACCGCCCTGATCGGTCCGTCGGGTTGCGGCAAGTCCACCTTCCTGCGCTGTCTCAACCGCATGAACGACACCATCCCCGCCGCCCGGGTGAGCGGAAGGGCCAGCCTGGACGGCGAGGAGATCTACGGCACCGCCGGCATGGACCCGGTGCTGCTGCGCGCCCGGGTCGGCATGGTGTTCCAGCGGCCCAACCCTTTCCCTAAATCCATCTATGACAACGTGGCCTTCGGCCCGCGCCTGCACGGCCTGGCGGCCGAGGGCGAGGAGATGGATGCCCTGGTCCGCGCCTGCCTCGAGCGGGCCGGGCTGTGGAAGGAGGTCAAGGACGTGCTGGGCAGCCAGGGTACCGGCCTGTCGGGCGGCCAGCAGCAGCGCCTGTGCATCGCCCGCGCCATCGCGGTCAGTCCCGAGGTCATCTTGATGGATGAGCCCTGCTCGGCGCTGGACCCCATCGCCACGGCGCGCATCGAGGAACTGATCGACGAGCTTTGCCAGGCCTTCACCATCGTCATCGTCACCCATTCCATGCAGCAGGCGGCCCGCGTGTCGCAGACCACCGCCTTCTTCCATCTGGGCGATATCATCGAGGTGGGCGCCACCGAACAGATTTTCACGGCGCCCGCCAATTCGCTCACTCAGGGCTACATCACCGGCCGTTTCGGCTGA
- the cobO gene encoding cob(I)yrinic acid a,c-diamide adenosyltransferase codes for MTEDHDQRHREKMAKKKASRDKLMARKTGARGVMIVHTGAGKGKSTAAFGMAIRCVGHGMKVGIVQFIKGAWDTAERRVMEGLGDLVTFRAMGEGFTWETQDRARDIAAAGRAWELAASLLADPEYKMVILDEINVALRYEYLPLETVLDAIRARPEGQHVVLTGRNALPPLIEAADLVTEMTMVKHPFKDGIKAQAGVEF; via the coding sequence ATGACCGAGGACCACGACCAGCGCCACCGCGAGAAAATGGCCAAGAAAAAGGCCTCGCGCGATAAACTCATGGCCAGGAAAACCGGAGCCCGCGGCGTGATGATCGTCCATACCGGGGCGGGCAAGGGCAAGTCCACCGCCGCCTTCGGCATGGCCATCCGCTGCGTCGGCCACGGCATGAAGGTGGGCATCGTCCAGTTCATCAAGGGCGCCTGGGACACCGCCGAGCGCCGGGTGATGGAAGGCCTGGGCGATCTGGTCACTTTCCGCGCCATGGGCGAGGGCTTCACCTGGGAGACCCAGGACCGCGCCCGCGATATCGCCGCCGCCGGGCGGGCCTGGGAACTGGCCGCCTCACTGCTGGCCGATCCCGAGTACAAGATGGTGATCCTGGACGAGATCAACGTGGCGCTGCGCTACGAATACCTGCCGCTGGAAACGGTGCTGGACGCCATCCGGGCGCGGCCCGAGGGCCAGCACGTGGTGCTGACCGGGCGTAACGCCCTGCCGCCGCTGATCGAGGCCGCCGATCTGGTCACCGAGATGACCATGGTGAAGCACCCCTTCAAGGACGGCATCAAGGCCCAGGCCGGAGTGGAGTTTTAA
- the trmB gene encoding tRNA (guanosine(46)-N7)-methyltransferase TrmB, which produces MGQNTENGNAAAERPRFFGRRQGKALRRNALGLIEDLLPRLTVAVPEPGTRIEPALLFPGAMRSVWLEVGFGGGEHLAQLAEANPDVGLIGGEVFRNGIASLLGHVQARALGNVRIFPEDVRLLLPALPDGTLGRVFVLFPDPWPKTRHAYRRFISPETLDVLARVLEDGGELRVASDDPIYVAWAARHLDAHPAFDKVLATADRSQVPADWPATRYEQKCITGRAPVFFLYRRRAR; this is translated from the coding sequence ATGGGCCAGAATACCGAAAATGGAAACGCGGCCGCCGAGCGGCCGCGTTTTTTCGGTCGTCGCCAGGGCAAGGCCCTGCGCCGCAACGCCCTCGGCTTGATCGAGGACCTGCTGCCGCGCCTCACCGTGGCGGTGCCCGAACCCGGAACCCGGATCGAGCCCGCCCTGCTGTTTCCCGGCGCCATGCGCTCGGTCTGGCTGGAGGTGGGCTTCGGCGGCGGCGAGCATCTGGCCCAACTGGCCGAGGCCAATCCGGATGTGGGCCTGATCGGCGGCGAAGTGTTCAGGAACGGCATCGCCAGCCTGCTCGGCCATGTCCAGGCCCGCGCCCTGGGCAATGTCCGCATCTTTCCCGAGGACGTCCGCCTGCTGCTGCCCGCCTTGCCCGACGGCACGCTGGGGCGGGTGTTCGTGCTGTTCCCCGACCCGTGGCCCAAGACCCGCCACGCCTACCGGCGCTTCATCAGCCCGGAGACCCTGGATGTCCTGGCCCGGGTGCTGGAGGATGGCGGCGAGCTGCGGGTCGCCAGCGACGATCCCATCTACGTGGCCTGGGCCGCCCGCCACCTGGACGCTCATCCCGCCTTCGACAAGGTGCTGGCCACCGCCGACCGCTCCCAGGTGCCGGCCGACTGGCCCGCCACCCGCTACGAGCAGAAATGCATCACCGGGCGGGCACCCGTGTTCTTCCTGTATCGCCGCCGGGCGAGATAG
- the phoU gene encoding phosphate signaling complex protein PhoU, whose translation MTTVGEPHIVKSYDTELARLDDSLARMGGLAEAQMAAALEALEARDSELAARVMENDAQVDAVEAFVNEQTVRVLALRAPVADDLRTVVAALKIAGEIERVADLAANAAKRSLVLNRLPPVEPMRSLLRLGRLALALVKEVMDAHLGHDAARALAARDRDQEIDDVYASLFREILTYMMEDPRNITPCSHLMFIAKNFERIGDHATNIAELAHFRILGRAALQQRPKKDDSSFVGADPE comes from the coding sequence ATGACCACCGTCGGCGAACCGCATATCGTCAAGTCCTACGATACCGAACTGGCCCGTCTGGACGATTCCCTGGCCCGCATGGGCGGGCTGGCCGAGGCCCAGATGGCCGCCGCCCTCGAGGCGCTGGAGGCCCGCGACAGCGAACTGGCCGCCCGGGTGATGGAGAACGACGCCCAGGTGGATGCCGTCGAGGCCTTCGTCAACGAGCAGACGGTGCGGGTGCTGGCGCTGCGCGCTCCGGTGGCCGACGATCTGCGGACCGTGGTGGCGGCGCTGAAGATCGCCGGCGAGATCGAGCGCGTCGCCGATCTGGCCGCCAACGCCGCCAAGCGCTCGCTGGTGCTCAACCGCCTGCCGCCGGTCGAGCCCATGCGCTCGCTGCTGCGGCTGGGACGGCTGGCGCTGGCCCTGGTCAAGGAGGTGATGGACGCCCATCTCGGCCACGACGCGGCCCGCGCCCTGGCGGCGCGCGACCGCGATCAGGAGATCGACGACGTCTACGCCTCGCTGTTCCGCGAGATCCTCACCTATATGATGGAGGACCCCAGGAACATCACGCCGTGCTCGCACCTGATGTTTATCGCCAAGAATTTCGAGCGCATCGGCGACCACGCCACCAATATCGCCGAACTGGCCCATTTCCGCATCCTCGGCCGGGCGGCCCTGCAGCAGCGGCCCAAGAAGGACGATTCATCCTTCGTGGGTGCCGACCCGGAGTAG
- a CDS encoding helix-turn-helix transcriptional regulator has translation MVKSNRNLAPSHRGSSRGRLPSGLPNPVDIHVGARVRLRRTLMGMSQEKLGESIGLTFQQVQKYERGANRIGASRLFDLSRVLDVPVSFFFDDMAETVQDQSPLAVARGISGLADEPASFEADPMTKRETLELVRAYYSITDPQVRRRVYDLAKALAAVGEIKK, from the coding sequence ATGGTTAAAAGTAACCGCAATCTCGCCCCCTCCCACCGTGGTTCGTCGCGGGGCCGTCTTCCTTCGGGCCTGCCCAATCCGGTCGATATCCACGTCGGCGCGCGCGTGCGCTTGCGCCGCACCCTGATGGGAATGAGCCAGGAGAAGCTTGGCGAATCCATCGGACTGACCTTCCAGCAGGTACAAAAATACGAACGCGGCGCCAACCGTATCGGCGCCTCGCGGCTGTTCGACCTGTCGCGCGTGCTGGACGTGCCGGTGTCGTTCTTCTTCGACGACATGGCCGAAACCGTCCAGGACCAGAGCCCGCTGGCGGTGGCCCGCGGCATTTCCGGCCTGGCCGACGAGCCGGCGAGCTTCGAGGCCGACCCCATGACCAAGCGCGAGACGCTGGAACTGGTCCGCGCCTATTACAGCATCACCGATCCCCAGGTGCGCCGCCGGGTCTACGACCTGGCCAAGGCCCTGGCGGCGGTGGGTGAAATCAAGAAATAA
- a CDS encoding inorganic phosphate transporter, with protein sequence MESVAFPIIVALVVTALVFDFLNGLHDAANSIATVVSTRVLSPKYAVAWAAFFNTIALVFFTTSVAKTIGTGIVEPGLVDTHVIFGALMGAIVWNVVTWGLGIPSSSSHALIGGIAGAGIAKGGFSALVPAGFIKTGSAIVLSPMIGLVLAMALILVVSWMCRRTAPFVVDRRFRILQFFSAAMYSLGHGGNDAQKTMGIITALLFSQGLLHGEFHVPIWVAVLCQIAMGLGTLFGGWRIVKTMGSRITDMKQIDGFCANAAGAATLFGATWLGIPVSTTHTITGAIIGVGSARKVSGVRWHIAGNIVVAWVITIPAAGSVAALFYWLSTKFW encoded by the coding sequence ATGGAATCCGTCGCCTTTCCCATCATCGTCGCCCTGGTCGTCACGGCCCTGGTGTTCGACTTCCTGAACGGCCTGCATGACGCGGCCAATTCCATCGCCACCGTGGTGTCCACCCGGGTGCTGTCGCCCAAATACGCGGTGGCCTGGGCGGCGTTCTTCAACACCATCGCCCTGGTGTTCTTCACCACCAGCGTGGCCAAGACCATCGGCACCGGCATCGTCGAGCCGGGACTGGTCGACACCCATGTGATCTTCGGCGCCCTGATGGGGGCCATCGTCTGGAACGTCGTCACCTGGGGCCTGGGGATTCCGTCGTCCAGCTCCCACGCCCTGATCGGCGGCATCGCCGGAGCCGGCATCGCCAAAGGCGGCTTTTCCGCCCTGGTCCCCGCCGGCTTCATCAAGACCGGTTCGGCCATCGTGCTGTCGCCGATGATCGGCCTGGTGCTGGCCATGGCCCTGATCCTGGTGGTGTCGTGGATGTGCCGGCGCACCGCGCCCTTCGTGGTCGACCGCCGCTTCCGTATCCTGCAATTCTTCTCGGCGGCCATGTATTCCCTGGGCCACGGCGGCAATGACGCCCAGAAGACCATGGGCATCATCACCGCCCTGCTGTTCAGCCAGGGTCTGCTGCACGGCGAGTTCCACGTGCCCATCTGGGTGGCCGTGCTCTGCCAGATCGCCATGGGTCTCGGAACCCTGTTCGGCGGCTGGCGCATCGTCAAGACCATGGGGTCGCGCATCACCGACATGAAGCAGATCGACGGCTTCTGCGCCAACGCCGCCGGTGCCGCCACCCTGTTCGGCGCCACCTGGCTGGGCATTCCGGTATCCACCACCCACACCATCACCGGCGCCATCATCGGCGTCGGCTCGGCCCGCAAGGTCTCGGGGGTGCGCTGGCACATCGCCGGCAACATCGTGGTCGCCTGGGTGATCACCATCCCGGCGGCGGGTTCGGTCGCCGCCCTGTTCTACTGGCTGTCCACCAAGTTCTGGTAA